From the Limosilactobacillus panis genome, one window contains:
- a CDS encoding pseudouridine synthase, whose protein sequence is MERLQKVMAEAGVASRRASEKLIATGHVQVNGRIVRTLGTKVSSRDKVEVDGVPLHREKHVYFLLNKPREVISSAHDEKGRRTVVDILREKGVDERIYPVGRLDYDTTGVLLLTNDGTLANKLMHPKFEVAKTYIAKVKGLVSNNDLKQLRLGVKLDGRKTKPAKSRLKESDRVKKTSIVQLTIHEGHYHQVKRMLEAVGHPVIKLHRENYGFLNLQGVQPGEFRKLRPEEVKKLKQL, encoded by the coding sequence ATGGAACGTTTACAAAAGGTAATGGCGGAGGCCGGTGTAGCCTCCCGTCGTGCATCAGAAAAACTAATTGCCACTGGCCATGTTCAGGTTAATGGTCGGATTGTGCGGACGCTGGGTACTAAGGTCAGCAGCCGGGACAAGGTAGAAGTCGATGGGGTACCCCTCCACCGCGAGAAGCACGTTTATTTCCTGCTGAATAAACCCCGGGAGGTGATCTCGTCTGCCCATGATGAGAAGGGGCGGCGGACGGTTGTCGACATTTTGCGTGAGAAAGGGGTTGATGAACGAATCTACCCGGTGGGAAGATTAGACTACGACACCACGGGTGTTTTGCTCCTCACAAATGACGGCACGCTTGCTAACAAGCTTATGCACCCCAAGTTTGAGGTTGCTAAGACCTATATTGCAAAAGTTAAGGGCCTGGTTTCTAACAATGACTTAAAGCAACTCCGCTTGGGAGTCAAGCTCGATGGGCGAAAGACCAAACCGGCTAAGTCGCGGTTGAAGGAGAGTGACCGGGTCAAGAAGACGAGTATTGTTCAATTGACAATCCACGAGGGGCATTATCACCAAGTTAAACGCATGCTGGAAGCAGTGGGACACCCGGTAATCAAACTTCACCGGGAAAATTATGGCTTTTTGAACTTGCAGGGAGTTCAACCCGGTGAGTTCCGAAAGCTCCGGCCGGAAGAAGTGAAAAAGTTAAAACAGCTTTAG
- a CDS encoding ECF transporter S component — MTVSHQRIQRMVGVACFGALGFILMLFEFPIIPVVSYLKIDFSDIPVLLGGYIYGPFTGVIIALIKCLIHAMVHGFSVGELIGIFGDFVSSLAILLPFCFVWRQRGWTFKRQMGMGILLSTITLTIVMSLLNLWVLTPLYMAVWNWRSSLPVAQLVAVGVLPFNVIKGLLVSGVFALIAGHLRQWLLRHQLK, encoded by the coding sequence ATGACAGTTTCACATCAGCGAATTCAACGGATGGTTGGTGTTGCTTGCTTCGGGGCCCTCGGCTTTATTTTGATGTTATTTGAGTTTCCGATTATTCCGGTGGTGTCTTATTTGAAAATTGACTTTTCCGATATTCCAGTTCTCCTCGGCGGATATATCTACGGACCCTTTACGGGGGTGATAATCGCCCTTATCAAGTGCTTGATTCATGCGATGGTTCACGGCTTTTCGGTTGGTGAACTAATTGGTATTTTTGGTGACTTCGTTTCTTCCTTGGCTATCCTATTACCGTTCTGCTTTGTATGGCGGCAACGTGGGTGGACCTTCAAGCGGCAAATGGGGATGGGAATTTTGCTTTCAACAATTACCTTGACCATTGTCATGTCGTTACTTAACCTCTGGGTACTGACCCCGTTATACATGGCCGTTTGGAACTGGCGCTCTTCACTTCCGGTGGCGCAACTGGTTGCAGTGGGTGTTTTGCCATTTAATGTTATTAAGGGCCTGTTGGTATCGGGGGTCTTTGCCCTGATTGCTGGCCACTTGCGCCAGTGGCTTCTTCGTCACCAATTAAAATAA
- a CDS encoding helix-turn-helix domain-containing protein, with the protein MNDFLLRLCSYHQPRRVRVIENVCQNHPTVANLFWAKQYSLINWLGCRRNLDRVEFNDELAALEKAGLISLHDNQVQLTAAGVSYQEENPIYEPHFFDWFWLANTRRVEQRFLLGIQVVSELAYHNWRYVPLHVPYSEQGAVKAWFHRYGSAQLVHQVARELDLLGTAFEGEDEQLVTAFFASLVGHDGSGQTIAQVSQQLSLNIGETMIINHDVLLGISAFAKNTTGPIARLLQPLLTSSPLSTSCWQTINMLRRGRPLEEIARHRHLKLGTIREHILTAAILVPRAYQWGKLLPPQDEEYLKHKYEGPVASWQFVSWGSNENRDFFYFRLYQIIQGSEENG; encoded by the coding sequence GTGAATGACTTTTTATTACGCTTGTGTAGCTATCACCAGCCACGGCGGGTGCGGGTAATTGAAAATGTCTGCCAAAACCACCCCACAGTTGCCAACCTATTCTGGGCTAAGCAGTACTCCCTTATCAATTGGCTGGGCTGCCGGCGGAATCTGGACCGTGTCGAGTTTAATGATGAACTCGCCGCATTGGAAAAGGCGGGGTTGATCAGTTTGCATGATAACCAGGTCCAGTTAACGGCCGCCGGAGTGAGCTACCAGGAAGAAAATCCCATCTATGAGCCCCATTTTTTTGATTGGTTCTGGCTAGCCAACACAAGGCGGGTTGAACAGCGCTTCCTCCTGGGGATTCAGGTTGTTTCTGAACTTGCCTACCACAACTGGCGCTACGTCCCTTTGCACGTTCCCTATTCAGAACAAGGGGCGGTGAAGGCCTGGTTTCATCGCTATGGTTCCGCACAGCTTGTCCACCAGGTTGCGCGTGAGCTTGACTTACTGGGAACGGCCTTTGAAGGAGAAGATGAGCAGTTGGTGACGGCTTTTTTTGCCAGCCTGGTAGGGCACGATGGCAGTGGGCAGACAATTGCCCAGGTTAGTCAACAGTTAAGTCTTAACATCGGTGAAACGATGATTATTAACCATGACGTCCTCCTCGGGATCAGTGCCTTTGCTAAAAATACCACAGGCCCAATTGCCCGGCTGCTCCAACCCTTACTCACTTCTTCACCACTTTCGACTAGCTGTTGGCAGACAATTAATATGCTTAGGCGGGGAAGACCACTAGAGGAGATTGCCCGGCATCGTCACCTCAAGCTGGGGACAATTCGTGAACACATTCTTACCGCGGCTATCTTGGTGCCCCGAGCCTATCAGTGGGGAAAACTACTGCCGCCCCAAGACGAAGAGTATTTAAAGCACAAGTATGAGGGACCCGTTGCCAGCTGGCAATTTGTTAGTTGGGGTAGTAACGAAAACCGTGACTTTTTCTACTTTCGTCTCTATCAAATCATCCAGGGGAGTGAAGAAAATGGATGA
- a CDS encoding ATP-dependent DNA helicase RecQ, which produces MDEQKIYQELRHRFGFAKFRDGQLATIKAIMAGHNTLAVLPTGGGKSLLYQLPGYLMAGTVLIVSPLISLMQDQVDRLHRRGEKGAVMLTGQIYGADRQRLLQNLANYKFIFASPEFLTNKEVVAALQQVQISLLTIDEAHCISQWGPDFRPEYLMLKQLRQFLRYPVTLMLTATATKAVRCDIIKKVGLTDDQVVEVQRSVNRPNIFLAVDQCQNGEEKRAQLLKMINQLGGAGIIYFSSRRLADEMTRWLNTQTKIEVATYHAGMSSADRFRIQQQFMSDQVKLICATSAFGMGIDKENIRFVIHYHIPDSLENYVQEIGRAGRDGKQSVAVILYTPGDEQLPRQLLTVDLPPADLMQAVQRGKVDERTLGPDYRLFSFYLKHHFTPDQVKRAFTRRKKRRLAQLQMMTNYVQSSECRRDFILRYFDEPTITQKRCCDHELADWLAAGILPKQIYASPKLSSFDWHSRLASLLNLVKN; this is translated from the coding sequence ATGGATGAGCAGAAAATCTATCAGGAATTACGGCACCGCTTTGGCTTTGCTAAATTTCGCGATGGCCAACTAGCAACCATTAAAGCCATCATGGCTGGACACAACACGTTGGCCGTCCTACCGACTGGTGGCGGGAAGTCCCTTTTATACCAGTTACCAGGCTACCTAATGGCCGGAACGGTATTGATTGTTTCACCATTAATCTCCTTAATGCAAGACCAGGTTGACCGTCTCCACCGCCGAGGTGAGAAGGGGGCAGTCATGTTGACCGGTCAAATTTATGGTGCTGATCGTCAACGGTTACTTCAAAATTTAGCTAATTACAAATTTATCTTTGCATCGCCGGAGTTTTTGACAAATAAGGAAGTCGTTGCGGCGCTGCAACAGGTGCAGATTTCGCTATTGACCATCGATGAGGCCCATTGTATCTCACAGTGGGGGCCTGATTTCCGGCCGGAGTATTTGATGCTCAAACAACTCCGCCAATTTTTAAGGTACCCGGTTACCCTGATGCTAACGGCAACGGCAACGAAAGCTGTTCGCTGCGATATCATTAAAAAGGTCGGCCTGACAGATGATCAAGTAGTTGAGGTCCAGCGTTCCGTCAACCGGCCAAACATCTTTTTAGCCGTCGACCAGTGTCAGAATGGCGAGGAAAAAAGGGCCCAGTTACTAAAAATGATAAATCAGCTCGGCGGCGCGGGGATAATATATTTTAGTAGCCGACGCTTGGCAGACGAAATGACAAGGTGGCTGAACACGCAAACTAAAATAGAAGTGGCTACCTATCACGCTGGAATGTCTTCGGCCGACCGTTTTCGTATCCAACAACAGTTCATGTCTGATCAGGTAAAGCTGATTTGTGCAACCAGTGCCTTTGGGATGGGCATTGATAAGGAAAATATCCGTTTTGTAATTCACTACCATATACCCGACAGCTTAGAGAACTATGTTCAAGAAATCGGTCGGGCGGGTCGTGATGGTAAGCAAAGTGTTGCTGTTATCCTATATACACCCGGCGACGAACAACTGCCACGGCAGTTACTAACTGTTGACCTCCCACCAGCCGACCTGATGCAGGCTGTTCAACGGGGGAAGGTAGACGAAAGGACATTAGGCCCTGACTACCGGCTATTTTCCTTCTACCTTAAGCATCATTTTACGCCTGACCAGGTTAAGCGGGCTTTTACCCGGCGGAAGAAGCGGCGCCTTGCTCAGCTTCAGATGATGACCAACTATGTTCAGTCTTCTGAATGCCGGCGCGACTTTATTCTCCGCTATTTTGATGAGCCAACCATTACCCAAAAAAGATGCTGTGACCACGAGCTAGCGGACTGGCTGGCAGCAGGGATATTACCGAAACAAATTTATGCTTCGCCCAAGTTGTCTTCATTTGACTGGCATTCTCGTCTGGCTTCATTATTAAATCTTGTTAAAAATTAG
- a CDS encoding LysM domain-containing protein: protein MSSSVQQSSSSSNQRTQYSYNRYTTVQRGDSVYRIAARNGMSAQELARLNNVSVNTPLRPGQQIRVR, encoded by the coding sequence ATGAGTTCAAGCGTTCAACAGTCTAGTTCTAGTAGCAACCAACGAACCCAGTATTCATATAATCGGTACACAACTGTTCAGCGCGGTGATAGTGTTTACCGGATTGCTGCACGAAATGGTATGTCGGCGCAGGAACTAGCTCGGTTGAACAACGTGTCCGTTAATACGCCGTTGCGACCGGGACAACAGATTAGGGTACGATAA